Proteins from one Balaenoptera musculus isolate JJ_BM4_2016_0621 chromosome 7, mBalMus1.pri.v3, whole genome shotgun sequence genomic window:
- the SGO2 gene encoding shugoshin 2 isoform X2, with protein MLLQKEVEKLNFENTFLRLKLNNLNKKLIEIEALMNNNLITAIEMSTLSEFHQSPFLLPSSKKKRVSKQCKLMRLPFARVPLTSNDDDDDDKEKMQCGNIMSKTSPDSPSLVSTQHNLELLFLKENDQNVCGVNDSKHISSIVDILPKESHSHSDQSSRSSLMSEMKNAQSMSHRKKSSPSNVTKRKKRVSSWESNNPADTPCVTDLDQQQISSPILNWNNEIKDCTNEANIKMQRNIMCLPASSESTSEPTAEGMNPVQVNDDFQLQKTVYDDDMDLTASEVSKIVTVSTGTKNKRDNKKPNDCGMTTFRKVKDPSSEKKRERSKRQFKNSSDVNIEEKIKNGPERRSVVLDGKGDSEEPNFIFSTEQLTQLNMLKKITLHNGFDEDDRQSTQYNKKKKRIHVTDDQEETYSFSQSSDKFQQDSKFDMGPSSLAYKKSKTSRQTFVIHTLEKDNLFPNQKVKETTSENLGVTSEFQTAYLSNKDNGKLCDYETQNMLDLKKHVTDMQPTQQNESKINKKLRQKINRKTEIISEMNQILGDNAKDVQGRGKGNFSFQTREDKEIISGNLEVSNDFQKSGISTSNNGNLCDCETQNVLGLQKQITDVYPVQQNESKINKNLRQKVNRKTEIISEVNLLANNESGYCPEKGNSFFLTQDKEIISENLEGTSEFQTPPLASKDSRNLYDYDTQNVLGVKKHVYDIQPACQNESKLDKKLRQKVCQKTEIISEINQIYKNNDKGMHDPEKGNLLSLTQKDKEIIPENLEDANEFQIADPSLRGNRNPCDYETQNLLGVKKHATDTGKQNESKINKSLRQKVSRKTEIILEMNQKNELNDEGVHDTVKGAFFSLTPKDKETISENLEVTNEFQTIYLPTKNNGNLYTQSMLDLKKHVTDKQPAQQNESKINKKLRQKVNRKTEIISEMYQIYEDNDKDEHGQESYTKDLNLKINKSKQRLEGQGIISGYCMEINSNEKEKGGQISNPYKPVKKRGKESSGKAKNILAKGNNKPILYLTGSSQMSVSLEPGLKHTTDETDSEPGNQMELHKNPKQSTTTLNKKRDIPFVEVTKEGECQVKKINKMTSKSKKRKTFVDPSPDSHELMEIISDTVQGISVESEYAVKEKNLENEEIVKIKPDFYTKMLKSLSQIYSPNRQDSSFNSVPEGSKPLSISSSKNLKENFALESSPIFQISDDVHEKMKKMKFKVNQRTQRSEIGVRMLQDLTNTSFVSNNTAKSENKLEDLSSELSSRRRRCTPLSLKEPSLKGKMRR; from the exons GGTTCCATTAACttcaaatgatgatgatgatgacgataaaGAGAAAATGCAGTGTGGCAATATCATGTCAAAGACATCACCTGATAGCCCCTCTTTGGTATCAACTCAGCATAACTTGGAATtgttatttcttaaagaaaatgatcAGAATGTTTGTGGTGTAAATGATTCAAAACACATTTCTTCTATTGTTGATATACTTCCCaaag aaagCCATTCCCACTCAGACCAAAGTTCCAGGAGTTCTCTAATGAGTGAGATGAAAAATGCCCAGTCGATGAGCCACAGAAAGAAGTCATCTCCTAGTAATGTGACTAAAAGGAAAAAACGTGTATCATCTTGGGAATCAAATAATCCTGCAGACACTCCCTGTGTAACAGATTTGGATCAACAACAGATTTCAAGTCCAATATTAAATtggaataatgaaataaaagattgTACTAACGaagcaaatattaaaatgcaaagaaacatAATGTGCCTTCCTGCCTCATCTGAGTCTACAAGTGAACCTACTGCAGAGGGCATGAATCCAGTTCAGGTTAATGATGACTTTCAATTGCAAAAAACTGTGTATGATGATGACATGGATTTAACTGCTAGTGAAGTAAGCAAAATTGTTACAGTTTCAACAGgcactaaaaataaaagagataataaaaaacCAAATGATTGTGGAATGACAACTTTCAGAAAAGTGAAAGATCCAAGctctgaaaaaaagagagaaagatcaaagagacaatttaaaaatagttcagaTGTGAATATTGAGGAAAAGATCAAAAATGGACCGGAAAGAAGATCTGTTGTCCTGGATGGCAAAGGGGATTCAGAAGaaccaaattttattttcagtactgAACAGCTGACTCAGTTGAACATGCTGAAGAAAATAACCCTTCATAATGGCTTTGATGAGGATGACAGACAAAGTACACAgtataacaaaaagaagaaaagaattcatGTAACAGATGATCAAGAGGAAACATACTCTTTCTCCCAAAGTTCAGATAAATTCCAGCAGGACAGTAAATTTGATATGGGTCCTAGTTCTCTAGCttataagaaaagtaaaacttcTAGACAGACATTTGTGATTCATACATTAGAAAAAGATAACTTATTCCCAAACCAAAAGGTTAAGGAAACCACCTCTGAAAACCTAGGAGTCACAAGTGAATTTCAAACAGCTTATCTTTCCAACAAAGATAATGGAAAGTTATGTGATTATGAGACCCAAAATATGTTAGATTTGAAAAAGCATGTCACTGATATGCAACCCACtcagcaaaatgaatcaaaaataaataagaagcttAGGCAGAAAATAAATCGGAAGacagaaataatttctgaaatgaaCCAAATACTTGGGGATAATGCCAAAGATGTGCAAGGCCGAGGAAAAGGTAACTTTTCCTTCCAAACCCGAGAGGATAAAGAAATCATCTCTGGAAACCTAGAAGTTTCAAATGACTTTCAAAAATCTGGTATTTCCACTAGCAATAATGGAAACCTGTGTGATTGTGAGACCCAGAATGTATTGGGTCTGCAAAAGCAGATCACCGACGTGTACCCTGTtcagcaaaatgaatcaaaaattaataagaatCTTAGGCAGAAAGTAAATCGGAAGACAGAAATAATTTCCGAAGTGAATCTTTTAGCTAATAACGAAAGTGGGTATTGCCCAGAAAAGGGTAACTCTTTCTTTCTAACCCAGGATAAAGAAATTATCTCTGAAAACCTAGAAGGCACAAGTGAGTTTCAAACACCTCCTCTTGCTTCCAAAGATAGTAGAAACCTATATGATTATGACACTCAAAATGTTTTGGGGGTGAAAAAGCATGTTTATGATATACAACCTGCTTGtcaaaatgaatcaaaactaGATAAGAAGCTTAGGCAAAAGGTATGTCAGAAGACAGAAATCATTTCTGAAATCAACCAAATATATAAGAATAATGACAAAGGAATGCATGACCCAGAAAAAGGTAACTTACTTTCTCTAAcccaaaaagataaagaaatcatCCCTGAAAACCTAGAAGATGCAAATGAGTTTCAGATAGCTGATCCTTCCCTCAGAGGTAATAGGAATCCATGTGATTATGAGACTCAAAACCTTTTAGGGGTGAAAAAGCATGCTACTGATACTGGGAagcaaaatgaatcaaaaataaataagagtctCAGGCAGAAAGTAAGTCGGAAGAcagaaataattttggaaatgaaCCAAAAAAATGAATTGAACGACGAAGGTGTACATGACACAGTAAAAGGTGCCTTCTTTTCCCTAACCCCAAAGGATAAAGAAACCATTTCTGAAAACCTAGAAGTCACAAATGAATTTCAAACGATTTATCTTCCcaccaaaaataatggaaatttatATACCCAGAGTATGTTGGATTTGAAAAAGCATGTCACTGATAAGCAACCCGCTCAGCAGaatgaatcaaaaataaataagaagcttAGGCAGAAAGTAAATCGGAAGacagaaataatttctgaaatgtaCCAGATATATGAGGATAATGATAAAGATGAGCATGGCCAAGAAAGCTATACAAaagatcttaatttaaaaataaataaatctaaacaaAGACTTGAAGGCCAAGGTATTATCAGTGGATACTGTATGGAAATCaacagtaatgaaaaagaaaagggtggTCAAATTTCAAATCCTTATAAACCAGTTAAAAAGCGTGGGAAAGAATCGTCAGGCAAGGCAAAGAACATTTTGGCAAAAGGTAACAACAAACCTATTTTGTACTTAACAGGTTCTTCACAGATGTCTGTCTCCTTAGAACCAGGTTTAAAACACACTACTGATGAGACAGATTCTGAGCCTGGAAACCAAATGGAACTACATAAGAATCCAAAGCAAAGCACTACAACTCTGAATAAAAAGAGAGATATCCCCTTCGTGGAAGTGACAAAGGAAGGAGAGTGCCaggtcaaaaaaataaataaaatgacatccaaatcaaagaaaaggaagacctTCGTAGATCCTTCTCCAGATAGTCATGAACTAATGGAGATAATATCTGACACCGTTCAGGGAATATCAGTTGAATCTGAATATgctgttaaggaaaaaaatttggaaaatgaggaaattgtCAAAATTAAGCCAGACTTTTACACAAAAATGTTGAAATCTTTATCTCAGATATATTCACCTAACAGACAAGATTCTTCCTTTAACAGTGTTCCTGAGGGTTCAAAACCTTTGAGTATTTCTTCtagtaaaaatctgaaagaaaattttgCTCTGGAGAGCTCACCCATCTTTCAAATAAGTGATGATGTGcatgagaagatgaaaaagatgaaatttaaagTCAACCAAAGAACACAAAGATCAGAAATAG GTGTTAGAATGCTACAGGACTTGACAAATACCAGTTTTGTTTCAAATAACACTGCTAAATCTGAAAACAAGTTAGAAGATCTATCTTCGGAGCTGTCAAGCCGAAGAAGAAGGTGTACTCCTCTCTCTTTAAAAGAGCCAAGTCTCAAAGG GAAGATGAGAAGATGA